The Thermus brockianus genome window below encodes:
- a CDS encoding metal-sensitive transcriptional regulator, producing MKGHLHLDPRVREEAKKRLLSAKGHLEGILRMLEDPHVYCVDVLKQLKAVEGALDRVGEMVLRAHLRDHVATAHERGDVEEIVEELMEALKYR from the coding sequence GTGAAAGGCCACCTCCACCTGGACCCCAGGGTGCGGGAAGAGGCCAAAAAGCGCCTCCTCTCCGCCAAGGGCCACCTCGAGGGCATCCTCCGCATGCTGGAAGACCCCCATGTCTACTGCGTGGACGTCCTGAAGCAACTCAAGGCGGTGGAGGGGGCCTTGGACCGGGTAGGGGAGATGGTCCTAAGAGCCCACCTCCGGGACCACGTGGCCACGGCCCACGAGCGGGGGGATGTGGAGGAAATCGTGGAAGAACTCATGGAGGCCCTAAAATACCGCTAA
- a CDS encoding heavy metal translocating P-type ATPase: MALEVKVGVKGMTCAACVARVERALKRAEGVVEARVNLTTEEAFLRLQEGVDLKEVLKRVEEAGYEPVVARAEIPVKGMTCAACVARVERAIGKLPGILSVSVNLATEKAFVEYLPDTVSLSRIRQAIREAGYEPLAVEEERKEEGATYRKDLLLALPFALLTLLLAMGPMLLPLPHLPPLLQALTALPVLYAGRRFFRQALAEVRHRALGMSALVALGAGSAYLYSFLVLLFPGLFPEEARHLYFEAGAVILALILLGKHLEEGAKGKASEAIRRLLALRPKTARVLQEGEEKEIPAEALIPGDLVRVLPGERIPADGVVVEGKSHVDESMLTGEPIPRAKGPGDEVVGGTVNGEGLLLVRVTRVGEATLLAQMARMVEEAQAHKPKVQEVADRIAAVFVPAVLGVALLTFLLWLASGSLSHAFVATLSVLLIACPCAMGLATPAAIAVATGRAAQLGILFRKGTALEALARADTLLLDKTGTLTLGRPTLTEVRPFGLSPEEALRLAAALERGSEHPIAKAVLEAAKGLALPEAEAVRALPGEGVEGVVEGRRLFLGGPALLARLGVTLPQEALGLAEGGYTPLYLTDGKTCLAAFAVFDPPRPEAKQAVAALKGLGLRVILLTGDHEAPARRVAEALGIEEVLAGVRPEGKVEAVRRHQAEGRRVVLVGDGINDAAALAQADVGIAMGTGTDIALEAGDVVLLKPDLLLVAGAILLARKALRIIYLNFFWAYAYNVLLIPVAAGALYPFLGLLLNPMLAAGAMSLSSLFVLTNSLRLRGFRPPAFTAT; this comes from the coding sequence ATGGCTCTTGAAGTAAAGGTAGGCGTCAAGGGAATGACCTGCGCCGCCTGTGTGGCCCGGGTGGAGCGGGCCTTAAAGCGGGCGGAAGGCGTGGTGGAGGCCCGGGTCAACCTCACCACCGAGGAGGCCTTCCTGCGCCTCCAGGAAGGGGTGGACCTCAAAGAGGTGCTCAAACGGGTGGAGGAAGCGGGCTACGAACCGGTGGTGGCCCGCGCCGAGATACCCGTGAAGGGGATGACCTGCGCCGCCTGTGTGGCCCGGGTGGAGCGGGCCATAGGGAAGCTTCCCGGAATCCTTTCGGTAAGCGTTAACCTGGCCACGGAAAAGGCCTTCGTGGAATATCTTCCGGATACGGTGAGCCTTTCCCGCATCCGCCAGGCCATCCGCGAGGCGGGGTACGAGCCCTTGGCGGTGGAGGAGGAGAGGAAGGAAGAGGGCGCCACCTACCGCAAAGACCTCCTCCTTGCCCTGCCCTTCGCCCTCCTCACCCTCCTCCTGGCCATGGGCCCCATGCTCCTCCCCCTCCCCCACCTCCCTCCCCTCCTCCAGGCCCTTACCGCCCTTCCCGTGCTCTACGCTGGAAGGCGCTTCTTCCGCCAAGCCCTCGCCGAGGTCCGCCACCGGGCCCTGGGCATGAGCGCCCTGGTGGCCTTGGGCGCAGGGAGCGCCTACCTCTACTCCTTTTTGGTCCTCCTCTTCCCCGGGCTTTTCCCGGAGGAGGCCCGCCACCTCTACTTTGAGGCGGGGGCGGTGATCCTGGCCCTGATCCTTTTGGGCAAACACCTGGAGGAGGGGGCCAAGGGGAAGGCTTCGGAGGCCATAAGGCGGCTCCTCGCCCTAAGGCCCAAGACCGCCCGGGTCCTCCAGGAGGGGGAGGAGAAGGAAATCCCCGCCGAGGCCCTCATCCCCGGGGACCTGGTGCGGGTTCTGCCTGGGGAGCGCATCCCGGCGGACGGGGTGGTGGTGGAGGGCAAGAGCCACGTGGACGAGTCCATGCTCACCGGGGAGCCCATCCCTAGGGCCAAGGGGCCGGGGGACGAGGTGGTGGGGGGCACCGTGAACGGGGAAGGCCTTCTCCTGGTACGGGTCACCCGGGTAGGGGAGGCCACGCTCCTCGCCCAGATGGCCCGCATGGTGGAGGAGGCCCAGGCCCACAAGCCCAAGGTGCAGGAGGTGGCGGACCGCATCGCCGCCGTCTTCGTGCCCGCGGTCCTGGGGGTAGCCCTTCTTACCTTCCTCCTTTGGCTCGCCTCCGGTTCCCTCTCCCACGCCTTCGTGGCCACCTTGTCCGTCCTCCTCATCGCCTGCCCCTGCGCCATGGGCCTCGCCACCCCGGCGGCCATCGCCGTGGCCACGGGGCGGGCGGCGCAACTGGGCATCCTCTTCCGCAAGGGGACAGCCCTCGAGGCCCTGGCCCGGGCGGACACCCTCCTCCTGGACAAGACGGGTACCCTCACCCTGGGCCGCCCCACCCTCACGGAGGTCCGGCCCTTCGGCCTCTCCCCCGAGGAGGCCCTCCGCCTGGCCGCCGCCTTGGAAAGGGGGAGCGAGCACCCCATCGCCAAGGCGGTGCTGGAGGCGGCCAAGGGGCTTGCCCTGCCGGAGGCCGAGGCGGTGCGGGCCCTCCCGGGGGAAGGGGTGGAGGGGGTGGTGGAGGGAAGGCGGCTTTTCTTGGGCGGCCCCGCCCTCCTCGCCCGCCTGGGGGTGACGCTTCCCCAAGAGGCCCTGGGCCTTGCGGAAGGGGGCTATACCCCCCTTTACCTCACGGACGGAAAGACCTGCCTCGCCGCCTTCGCCGTCTTTGACCCGCCCAGGCCCGAGGCCAAACAGGCGGTGGCCGCCCTCAAGGGCTTAGGGCTTCGGGTGATCCTCCTCACCGGGGACCACGAGGCCCCCGCCCGGAGGGTGGCCGAGGCCTTGGGGATAGAGGAGGTTCTCGCCGGGGTGCGGCCCGAAGGAAAGGTGGAGGCGGTGAGGCGCCACCAGGCGGAGGGGCGGCGGGTGGTCCTCGTGGGGGACGGCATCAACGACGCCGCCGCCTTGGCCCAGGCGGACGTGGGCATCGCCATGGGCACGGGGACGGACATCGCCCTCGAGGCCGGGGACGTGGTCCTCCTCAAGCCCGACCTCCTCCTGGTGGCGGGAGCCATCCTGCTTGCCCGGAAGGCCTTGCGCATCATCTACCTCAACTTCTTTTGGGCCTACGCCTACAACGTCCTCTTAATCCCCGTGGCGGCGGGCGCCCTTTACCCCTTCCTGGGCCTTCTCCTCAACCCCATGCTGGCGGCCGGGGCCATGAGCCTCTCCAGCCTCTTCGTCCTCACCAACTCCCTGCGGCTTAGGGGCTTCCGCCCCCCAGCCTTTACCGCAACTTAA
- a CDS encoding DUF305 domain-containing protein, which translates to MRFYPLLLTLILGLGLAQHAHTSPQASPERSFLSAMIAHHEGALEMARYALERGKDPAVKAWAQAILRDQAQEITQMRTWLVSLGGLDPEAHGAMQKEMAAMLAQLKAAPDPDRAFVELMLLHHKGAVEMALEALTTAKDRRVLDLARDIILAQAQEMHAFRLWLLK; encoded by the coding sequence ATGCGGTTTTACCCACTGCTTCTAACCCTAATCCTGGGCCTGGGCCTGGCCCAACACGCCCACACAAGCCCCCAGGCATCGCCGGAAAGGAGTTTCCTTTCCGCCATGATCGCCCACCACGAGGGGGCCTTGGAGATGGCCCGTTACGCCCTAGAAAGGGGCAAGGACCCAGCGGTAAAGGCCTGGGCCCAGGCCATCCTGAGGGACCAGGCCCAGGAGATCACCCAGATGCGCACCTGGCTGGTGAGCCTGGGCGGCTTGGACCCGGAGGCCCACGGGGCCATGCAAAAGGAGATGGCCGCCATGCTGGCCCAACTGAAGGCGGCCCCGGACCCCGACCGGGCCTTCGTGGAGCTCATGCTCCTCCACCACAAGGGGGCGGTGGAGATGGCCCTCGAGGCCCTCACCACGGCCAAGGACCGCCGCGTGCTGGACCTGGCCCGGGACATCATCCTGGCCCAAGCCCAGGAGATGCACGCCTTTAGGCTATGGCTCTTGAAGTAA
- a CDS encoding CopZ family metallochaperone, whose translation MLKLKVEGMSCNHCVMAVKKALLKVPGVERAEVSLEKGEAWVEGKAEVEALIRAVEEEGYKASPLA comes from the coding sequence ATGCTGAAGCTCAAGGTGGAAGGCATGAGCTGCAACCACTGCGTGATGGCCGTCAAGAAAGCCCTCTTAAAGGTGCCGGGCGTGGAGAGGGCCGAGGTATCCCTGGAAAAGGGCGAGGCCTGGGTAGAAGGGAAGGCGGAGGTGGAGGCCCTCATCCGGGCGGTGGAGGAGGAGGGCTACAAGGCCTCCCCCCTGGCGTAG